A region from the Agrobacterium cucumeris genome encodes:
- a CDS encoding PAS domain-containing hybrid sensor histidine kinase/response regulator, with protein MLPGWIIFGSAFAYVLLLFAVASFGDRNSRERNAPKKGRPFVYALSLAIYCTSWTYFGGVGLAADKGLEFLGIYTGPILAFTIGMPIIRRIVELAKTEKLTSVADFIAARYGKNSTVAMIVAVIALVGAIPYIALQLKAVSNSVATMVDPGDYGIGSGNLYFLDLPLVVTIVMAGFAVMFGTRHTDATEHQDGLILAISMESLVKLVAMCTVGFYVLFVLFDGPVHLWRLATENEQAMRAISYHTPVSRWIVMTLLSGFAIILLPRQFHVTVVENRTPEELRMAGFLLPLYLIAINIFVLPIALAGILTLGANGSADLYVLQLPLTHQMPVVSLITFIGGFSAATAMVIVASVALSIMISNDIVMPIFLRQKLLNRSPHRDNFAKTLLNIRRTAIFAVMLLGYFYYRAADSATGLASIGFLAFAAIAQMAPALFGGLFWRRANARGAIAGLSSGFFVWAYLLFLPSFGGPDNSEVAANILGFLFSGSTVFNGPEADPFVNAVILSLLVNSMAFVLGSLSRNPRPVERIQSGIFVKRHSKSQFATRGWKTRVSVGDLKSAIARYLGEERMLRSLATYEKTAGRKLNDDQPADMALIHFSEQLLGSAIGSSSARLVLSIILQKAEDTSADTAWLLDQASEALQYNQDMLQTALAQMDQGIAVFDSSQQLTIWNRRFRTLLDLPEQFGQVGVPLTDIVSMLQERGDMPAGDTDELITSFLTMDLPFSLVLAGGERIIEVRSNTMPDKGIVATFTDITQRVASDQALKQANETLEQRVAERTVELTRVNRELAEARASADEANIGKTRFFAAAGHDILQPLNAARLYSSSLVERLGASGESDLVHNIDSALESVETILGAVLDISRLDTGSMKARMTSVPLNELLKRIETDFAPMAQEKNLDLVVMPTSLTVRSDPNLLRRLVQNLVSNAIKYTLKGKVVVGARRRGGEVVIQVTDSGIGIPASKFRTVFKEFARLDEGAKTASGLGLGLSIVDRLSRMLHHPVQLISTPGKGTTFRIHLPRESDRVAPSKSGGAVSNAAASDRLQGVRVLCIDNEPKILEGMTLLLTGWGCEVLPAGSVATLEEPFLKLTAAPDVIIADYHLDDGDGISAIRLIRTFYGKTIPALLVTADRSPEVRSDAEKYGISVQHKPVKPAALRAYINQISSTARAAAE; from the coding sequence GTGCTTCCTGGGTGGATCATATTCGGTTCGGCCTTCGCTTATGTCCTGCTGCTGTTTGCGGTTGCAAGCTTCGGGGATAGAAACAGCCGGGAAAGAAACGCCCCTAAGAAGGGGCGGCCGTTCGTTTATGCGCTGAGCCTGGCGATCTATTGCACCTCCTGGACCTATTTCGGCGGCGTCGGGCTTGCGGCGGACAAGGGGCTGGAGTTCCTCGGCATCTATACCGGGCCGATCCTTGCCTTCACCATCGGCATGCCGATCATTCGCCGAATCGTCGAGCTGGCCAAAACGGAAAAGCTGACATCGGTTGCGGATTTCATCGCCGCCCGTTACGGCAAGAACTCCACCGTGGCGATGATCGTCGCCGTCATCGCGCTTGTCGGCGCCATTCCCTATATTGCCCTGCAGTTGAAAGCCGTTTCCAATTCGGTGGCGACGATGGTCGATCCCGGTGACTATGGCATTGGCAGCGGCAATCTCTATTTCCTCGATCTGCCGCTGGTCGTCACCATCGTCATGGCCGGTTTCGCCGTCATGTTCGGCACCCGCCACACCGATGCGACAGAACATCAGGACGGGCTCATCCTGGCGATCTCGATGGAGTCGCTGGTCAAGCTGGTCGCAATGTGTACCGTCGGCTTTTACGTGCTGTTTGTCCTTTTCGACGGGCCTGTGCATCTGTGGCGGCTCGCCACGGAGAATGAACAGGCCATGCGGGCCATATCCTATCACACGCCCGTCAGCCGCTGGATCGTCATGACCCTGCTGTCCGGCTTTGCCATCATCCTGCTGCCGCGCCAGTTCCACGTCACCGTGGTGGAAAACCGCACGCCGGAAGAATTGCGCATGGCGGGTTTCCTGCTGCCGCTCTATCTCATCGCCATCAACATCTTCGTGCTGCCGATCGCGCTCGCGGGCATTCTGACGCTCGGCGCAAACGGCAGCGCCGATCTCTATGTCCTGCAACTGCCGCTTACGCATCAGATGCCGGTCGTATCCCTCATCACCTTCATCGGCGGGTTTTCGGCGGCGACCGCAATGGTTATCGTCGCCTCGGTGGCGCTGTCGATCATGATTTCCAACGACATCGTCATGCCGATCTTTCTGCGGCAGAAGCTGTTGAACCGCTCGCCGCACCGGGACAATTTCGCCAAAACACTGCTCAACATCCGCAGAACGGCGATCTTCGCGGTGATGCTGCTGGGTTACTTTTATTATCGCGCTGCCGACAGCGCGACAGGGCTTGCCTCCATCGGCTTCCTGGCATTCGCCGCCATCGCCCAGATGGCCCCTGCCCTTTTCGGCGGCCTGTTCTGGCGGCGGGCCAATGCGCGCGGTGCAATTGCCGGCCTCAGTTCAGGTTTTTTCGTCTGGGCCTATCTGCTGTTTCTGCCGAGCTTCGGCGGGCCTGACAATTCCGAAGTGGCCGCGAATATTCTCGGTTTCCTGTTTTCCGGCAGCACCGTCTTCAACGGACCGGAAGCCGATCCTTTCGTGAATGCCGTCATCCTCAGCCTGCTCGTCAACAGCATGGCCTTCGTGCTCGGCTCGTTGTCGCGCAACCCGCGGCCGGTGGAGCGCATCCAGTCCGGCATTTTCGTCAAGCGCCACTCGAAATCGCAATTCGCCACACGCGGCTGGAAAACCCGGGTCAGTGTCGGCGACCTCAAAAGCGCGATTGCCCGTTATCTCGGCGAAGAGCGCATGCTGCGTTCACTCGCGACCTATGAGAAGACGGCGGGCCGGAAGCTCAATGACGACCAGCCAGCGGATATGGCGCTGATCCATTTTTCCGAACAATTGCTGGGCAGCGCCATCGGCTCCTCCTCTGCCCGCCTTGTGCTTTCCATCATTCTCCAGAAGGCGGAAGATACCAGCGCAGACACAGCCTGGCTGCTCGATCAGGCGAGTGAAGCCCTGCAATATAATCAGGACATGCTGCAAACGGCGCTGGCGCAGATGGACCAGGGCATCGCTGTTTTCGACAGCTCGCAGCAGCTGACCATCTGGAACCGGCGCTTCCGCACCCTGCTGGATCTGCCGGAACAATTCGGCCAGGTGGGCGTGCCGCTGACGGATATCGTCTCGATGCTGCAGGAACGTGGCGACATGCCCGCCGGAGATACGGACGAGCTGATCACCAGTTTCCTGACCATGGACCTGCCCTTCTCGCTGGTGCTGGCCGGCGGCGAGCGCATCATCGAAGTGCGCTCCAACACCATGCCGGACAAAGGCATCGTCGCCACCTTCACCGACATCACGCAACGGGTAGCGAGCGATCAGGCGCTGAAACAGGCCAACGAGACCCTGGAGCAGCGGGTGGCGGAACGAACCGTCGAACTTACCCGCGTCAACCGCGAACTGGCGGAGGCACGGGCATCGGCCGACGAGGCGAATATCGGCAAGACGCGGTTCTTCGCCGCCGCCGGTCACGACATTCTCCAGCCACTCAATGCAGCGCGCCTTTATTCCTCCTCGCTTGTCGAACGGCTTGGCGCCTCGGGAGAAAGTGACCTCGTCCACAATATCGATTCAGCGCTCGAATCGGTCGAAACCATTCTCGGCGCGGTTCTCGACATTTCCCGTCTAGACACCGGCTCGATGAAAGCGCGCATGACATCCGTGCCGCTGAATGAGCTGCTGAAACGCATCGAAACCGATTTCGCACCGATGGCGCAGGAAAAGAACCTCGACCTCGTGGTCATGCCCACTTCGCTCACGGTCCGTTCCGACCCCAATCTCCTGCGGAGGCTCGTGCAGAATCTGGTCTCGAACGCCATCAAATATACGCTGAAAGGCAAGGTCGTGGTCGGTGCCCGCCGCCGGGGCGGCGAAGTCGTCATTCAGGTGACGGATTCCGGCATCGGTATTCCCGCATCCAAATTCCGCACCGTCTTCAAGGAATTCGCCCGACTGGACGAAGGCGCAAAAACGGCATCCGGGCTCGGGCTCGGGCTTTCCATTGTCGACCGGCTGTCGCGCATGCTGCACCATCCCGTGCAGCTGATATCGACGCCCGGCAAGGGTACGACCTTCCGCATTCATCTGCCGCGTGAATCAGACCGCGTTGCGCCGTCCAAATCGGGTGGCGCGGTCAGCAATGCGGCGGCGAGCGACCGCCTCCAGGGGGTGCGGGTCCTGTGCATCGATAATGAGCCGAAAATCCTCGAGGGCATGACATTGTTGCTGACGGGGTGGGGCTGTGAGGTTCTGCCGGCAGGTTCGGTGGCGACGCTGGAAGAACCGTTCCTGAAACTGACGGCAGCGCCTGATGTCATCATCGCCGATTACCATCTCGATGATGGTGACGGCATCAGCGCCATCCGCCTCATCCGGACTTTCTACGGCAAGACGATCCCTGCCCTGCTGGTGACGGCGGATCGCAGCCCGGAGGTGCGCAGCGATGCCGAAAAATACGGGATTTCCGTTCAGCACAAGCCGGTCAAACCGGCGGCGCTGCGCGCCTATATCAACCAGATATCCAGCACGGCACGGGCGGCGGCGGAATAA
- the mscL gene encoding large conductance mechanosensitive channel protein MscL, translated as MLNEFKTFIARGNVMDLAVGVIIGAAFSKIVDSVVNDLIMPIVGAIFGGFDFSNYFLPLSSGVTAPSLAAARDQGAVFAYGNFLTVLINFLILAWIIFLMVKGVNRLRASVETKKAEEKTEAAPPPEDVKLLTEIRDLLKTR; from the coding sequence ATGCTAAACGAATTTAAAACCTTCATTGCCCGCGGCAATGTCATGGATCTGGCCGTCGGTGTCATCATCGGTGCGGCTTTCAGCAAGATCGTTGATTCCGTCGTCAACGATCTCATCATGCCGATCGTCGGCGCAATTTTTGGCGGCTTCGATTTCTCGAACTACTTCCTGCCGCTGAGTTCCGGCGTCACCGCCCCCTCGCTCGCCGCTGCCCGTGATCAGGGTGCCGTCTTTGCTTATGGCAACTTTCTGACCGTTCTCATCAACTTCCTCATCCTCGCCTGGATCATTTTCCTGATGGTCAAGGGCGTCAACAGGCTTCGCGCTTCGGTAGAAACCAAGAAGGCCGAAGAAAAGACGGAAGCGGCGCCGCCGCCGGAAGATGTCAAGCTTCTCACCGAAATCCGCGATCTGCTCAAGACGCGCTGA
- a CDS encoding pyridoxal phosphate-dependent aminotransferase, protein MSILNSLSARSLAAPESGIVEVVNYARGRDNLLPLWVGEGDLPSPDFINQAAIDGLNNGETFYTWQRGIPELRQAFSRYYERHFAASLPPEHFYVTGSGMQAIVLAVQALTSPGDEMVYLSPTWPNIVAAIGVAGAKAVPVGIDFRDGRWDLDIGKLESAITGKTKALFINTPSNPTGWTATRDNLRDVLALARKHDLWIVADEIYALYHYAGTRAPSFLDIMEPDDKIVFANSFSKNWSMTGWRVGWLAAPPAIGQVIENLIQYSTSGVAQFMQRGAVAALDQGDGFIRENYERALASRDILCDALIATNRVETLKPDGALYAFLKIDGVTDSRATALDIVDKTGVGLAPGTAFGPGGELFLRACFLRNPRQIEDAADRLAAYILGR, encoded by the coding sequence ATGTCCATTTTGAACAGTCTGAGTGCACGCTCTCTGGCGGCTCCCGAGAGCGGCATCGTTGAGGTTGTGAATTATGCCCGGGGGCGGGATAATCTCCTGCCGCTCTGGGTCGGCGAAGGCGATCTGCCGAGCCCGGACTTCATCAATCAGGCTGCGATTGATGGGCTGAACAATGGCGAAACCTTCTACACCTGGCAGCGCGGCATTCCCGAACTGCGCCAGGCATTCAGCCGCTATTACGAACGGCATTTTGCGGCATCGCTGCCGCCGGAACATTTTTACGTCACCGGGTCCGGTATGCAGGCGATTGTGCTTGCCGTGCAGGCGCTGACTTCGCCGGGCGACGAGATGGTGTATCTTTCACCCACCTGGCCCAATATCGTCGCCGCCATCGGCGTGGCGGGCGCAAAGGCGGTTCCGGTCGGTATTGATTTCCGTGACGGTCGCTGGGACCTCGATATCGGCAAGCTGGAAAGCGCCATCACCGGCAAGACCAAGGCGCTTTTCATCAACACGCCTTCCAACCCGACCGGTTGGACCGCGACGCGCGACAATCTTCGCGATGTTCTGGCGCTTGCCCGCAAACACGATCTCTGGATCGTCGCGGACGAGATTTACGCGCTCTATCACTATGCCGGCACCCGCGCGCCTTCGTTCCTCGACATCATGGAGCCGGACGACAAGATCGTCTTCGCCAATTCCTTCTCGAAGAACTGGTCGATGACCGGCTGGCGTGTCGGCTGGCTTGCAGCGCCGCCGGCCATTGGCCAGGTCATCGAAAACCTCATTCAATATTCCACATCGGGCGTCGCGCAGTTCATGCAGCGTGGTGCAGTCGCAGCCCTCGATCAGGGTGACGGCTTCATTCGCGAAAACTACGAACGTGCCCTGGCGTCCCGCGATATTCTCTGCGATGCGCTGATTGCAACGAACCGGGTTGAAACGCTGAAGCCGGATGGCGCTCTTTACGCCTTCCTCAAGATAGACGGTGTCACGGACAGCCGCGCCACGGCGCTGGATATCGTTGATAAAACCGGCGTAGGCCTTGCACCCGGCACGGCATTCGGCCCGGGGGGCGAGCTGTTTCTACGCGCCTGTTTCCTGCGCAACCCCAGGCAGATAGAAGATGCAGCCGATCGGCTGGCGGCTTACATCCTCGGCAGGTAG